One Capricornis sumatraensis isolate serow.1 chromosome 8, serow.2, whole genome shotgun sequence genomic region harbors:
- the APOH gene encoding beta-2-glycoprotein 1 isoform X3 has product MLPPVLILLSGFLCHVAIAGRTRVCPFAGILENGTVRYTTFEYPNTISFSCHTGFYLKGASSAKCTEEGKWSPDIPVCAPITCPPPPIPKFANLSVYKPLAGNNSFYGSKAVFACLPHHAMFGSDTITCTEHGNWTKLPECREVRCPFPSRPDNGFVNYPANPVLFYKDTATFGCHETYSLDGPEEVECSKFGNWSAQPSCKASCKLPVKKATVIYEGERVAIQNKFKNGMLHGQKVSFFCKNKEKKCSYTEDAQCIDGTIEIPKCFKEHSSLAFWKTDASDVKPC; this is encoded by the exons CCAGAGTATGTCCTTTTGCTGGGATCTTAGAAAACGGAACGGTACGCTATACAACGTTCGAGTATCCCAACACGATCAGCTTTTCTTGCCACACTGG GTTTTATCTGAAAGGAGCTAGTTCTGCGAAATGCACTGAGGAAGGAAAGTGGAGCCCAGACATTCCTGTCTGTGCCC ctataaCCTGCCCTCCACCACCCATACCCAAGTTTGCAAATCTCAGCGTTTACAAGCCGTTGGCTGGGAACAACTCCTTCTATGGCAGCAAGGCAGTCTTTGCGTGCTTGCCACACCATGCGATGTTTGGAAGCGACACCATCACCTGCACGGAACATGGGAACTGGACGAAATTGCCAGAATGCAGGG AAGTAAGATGTCCATTCCCATCAAGACCAGACAATGGGTTTGTGAACTACCCTGCAAATCCAGTGCTCTTCTACAAGGACACCGCCACGTTTGGCTGCCATGAAACGTACTCCTTGGATGGGCCGGAAGAGGTAGaatgcagcaaatttggaaactggtCTGCACAGCCAAGCTGTAAAG CATCTTGTAAGTTACCTGTTAAAAAAGCTACTGTGATATACGAAGGAGAGAGAGTAGCTATCCAGAACAAATTTAAGAATGGaatgctgcatggccaaaaagtTTCTTTCTTCTGCAAGAATAAGGAAAAGAAGTGCAGCTACACAGAAGATGCCCAGTGCATAGACGGCACCATCGAAATTCCCAAATGCTTCAAGG AGCACAGTTCTTTAGCTTTCTGGAAAACGGATGCATCTGACGTAAAACCATGCTAA